A single genomic interval of Helianthus annuus cultivar XRQ/B chromosome 6, HanXRQr2.0-SUNRISE, whole genome shotgun sequence harbors:
- the LOC110893237 gene encoding solute carrier family 35 member F1 isoform X1: MLHVVLLGQLVSFSKALMSFSSSLSANLGVNSPFALSFSSYFGLALVFGSFLLYRRQKLHISWYWYVLLAFVAVQGSYLANKAFQFSSITSVTILNCWTIVWVIMLTWLFLGTKYSLWQFLGAAICVSGLCLVLLSDSGVGGDGGGSNPVLGDALMIAGTCFFAFSNVGEEFCVKKAGWIEVIAMSSLFAMLMSLTGMIIFELKNLESISWSPQVVLSFIGFGISGFMFFSLTPLVLQASGATLFNLSLLTANMWAVAIRVFIYHQTVDWLYFVSFLFVGVGLVVYSKTEKYSNELPKLENDDNNQPYQLLPGEGVGV, from the exons ATGTTGCATGTTGTGCTATTGGGTCAACTAGTGTCTTTTTCGAAGGCCCTTATGAGCTTCTCTTCATCTCTATCTGCCAATCTGG GTGTTAATTCCCCCTTTGCTCTTTCATTTTCATCTTACTTTGGTCTGGCATTGGTCTTTGGAAGCTTCTTGTTGTACCGTCGTCAAAAGCTACAT ATTTCTTGGTATTGGTATGTCCTCTTAGCGTTTGTAGCTGTGCAAGGGAGTTATCTTG CTAATAAAGCATTCCAGTTTTCATCGATTACAAGCGTGACAATACTCAACTGTTGGACGATTGTTTGGGTCATAATGCTCACTTGGCTCTTTCTTGGCACAAAGTATTCTTTATGGCAGTTTCTTGGGGCGGCGATATGTGTTTCGGGGCTGTGTTTAGTGCTACTCTCTGATTCTGGTGTGGGGGGTGATGGAG GTGGCTCCAATCCTGTTCTTGGGGATGCACTTATGATTGCAGGGACATGTTTTTTTGCATTCAGCAATGTTGGTGAG GAATTTTGCGTGAAAAAGGCAGGTTGGATTGAAGTAATAGCGATGAGTAGTTTATTTGCAATGCTTATGAGCCTAACTGGGAT GATCATATTCGAGTTGAAGAATCTCGAATCGATATCATGGTCTCCACAAGTT GTATTATCCTTTATTGGCTTCGGGATATCCGGCTTTATGTTCTTTTCTTTGACCCCTCTtgttctgcag GCGAGTGGAGCCACGCTATTCAATCTCTCGCTGCTCACAGCCAATATGTGGGCAGTGGCCATTCGCGTGTTTATATACCATCAAACG GTGGACTGGTTATACTTTGTGTCATTTTTATTTGTTGGCGTTGGTCTCGTTGTATATTCGAAAAC GGAGAAATATTCCAATGAGTTaccaaagcttgagaatgatgacaACAATCAACCGTACCAGCTACTACCGGGGGAAGGTGTCGGAGTCTAG
- the LOC110893237 gene encoding solute carrier family 35 member F1 isoform X2, giving the protein MFIHIKSHHQERISWYWYVLLAFVAVQGSYLANKAFQFSSITSVTILNCWTIVWVIMLTWLFLGTKYSLWQFLGAAICVSGLCLVLLSDSGVGGDGGGSNPVLGDALMIAGTCFFAFSNVGEEFCVKKAGWIEVIAMSSLFAMLMSLTGMIIFELKNLESISWSPQVVLSFIGFGISGFMFFSLTPLVLQASGATLFNLSLLTANMWAVAIRVFIYHQTVDWLYFVSFLFVGVGLVVYSKTEKYSNELPKLENDDNNQPYQLLPGEGVGV; this is encoded by the exons ATGTTTATACATATCAAATCGCATCATCAAGAAAGG ATTTCTTGGTATTGGTATGTCCTCTTAGCGTTTGTAGCTGTGCAAGGGAGTTATCTTG CTAATAAAGCATTCCAGTTTTCATCGATTACAAGCGTGACAATACTCAACTGTTGGACGATTGTTTGGGTCATAATGCTCACTTGGCTCTTTCTTGGCACAAAGTATTCTTTATGGCAGTTTCTTGGGGCGGCGATATGTGTTTCGGGGCTGTGTTTAGTGCTACTCTCTGATTCTGGTGTGGGGGGTGATGGAG GTGGCTCCAATCCTGTTCTTGGGGATGCACTTATGATTGCAGGGACATGTTTTTTTGCATTCAGCAATGTTGGTGAG GAATTTTGCGTGAAAAAGGCAGGTTGGATTGAAGTAATAGCGATGAGTAGTTTATTTGCAATGCTTATGAGCCTAACTGGGAT GATCATATTCGAGTTGAAGAATCTCGAATCGATATCATGGTCTCCACAAGTT GTATTATCCTTTATTGGCTTCGGGATATCCGGCTTTATGTTCTTTTCTTTGACCCCTCTtgttctgcag GCGAGTGGAGCCACGCTATTCAATCTCTCGCTGCTCACAGCCAATATGTGGGCAGTGGCCATTCGCGTGTTTATATACCATCAAACG GTGGACTGGTTATACTTTGTGTCATTTTTATTTGTTGGCGTTGGTCTCGTTGTATATTCGAAAAC GGAGAAATATTCCAATGAGTTaccaaagcttgagaatgatgacaACAATCAACCGTACCAGCTACTACCGGGGGAAGGTGTCGGAGTCTAG